ATTTGACCTTGCAGCATTTCAAACTCCAGCACATATCCAGAGGGGGTCCATGCAAACTCAAATGCCTCTGAGGGCTTCCACTGGCTGAGGGCACTGAGCAAACACACAGGCTGAGCAAGCTTTTCCAATTTCAGGTGAATCTTGATTTTGACCATTTCGGGCGTGAACATGGGAACAGCATACCCTCTGCAAAAGACCATGGAACTTTTCGGCAGGAGCTGCACTCTAAGGGGTACAGAGGTCATGTACGAGCATCTGAGCGATCAACAACTTCTTCCCCTTGCGAGGCGTGACCACCGTGCCTACGAGGCCCTCATGCGCAGACACCTGCCCAGAATGCATGCGGTGGCCTGTGGCATCGTCGGAGAGAGCAACGCTGAAGATGTGCTGCAAGAAGTGCTCTGGAGCACCTACCGCAACCTCAAGAATTTTCGGGGGGATGCAGAGTTTTCAACGTGGGTGTACCGCATCACCATGAACGCCTGTTATCAGGCCCTCAGGAAACCCCAAGCCGACATCACCCCTCTGGACGATCTGGATCCGGCCTCACCACAGAATGTGGCAGCGAACGCAGAACACCAGCAGGTCCGGGATTTGATTCAGGAAGGTTTGCAGTCCCTGCCTGCAGAACAACGGGAAGCCTTCTCTTTGCGGGAATTTCTGGACATGGAGTACCAGCAGATTGCAGATGTGCTCGGGGTGCAACTCGGAACGGTCAAATCCAGAATCAACCGGGCCAAGCAGGCCCTCAAGCAATTTCTCCTCCAGCGTGGAGTGAAACCCTAGGAGCAGGTTATGGACCCGTGGGATGAATTGTTCCAAGAACACCTGAAAGTCAGTGCCCGAGATGTGGAGGCCAGTGAACGTGCCCTGTCCCTGTTCAATGCCCGTTTGAAGGCCCAGAGAAACCGCTTGTGGTACACCTTCAGCGCAGCAGCAGCATGCTTTGCATTGATCGGAGGGGCTTTCATGTATCAACAGCAAACGGCACCTCTGCCCCACACAGTGGCTTACGAGGCTTACAGTCAGGTGAATGGCGCATGGTGAACCCCCTAACCAAAAACAGAATCAAGGGTCTGGTGTTCCTGATGCTGGTCTCTGGCATGGCCCACGCCGCAGACTGGGACACTTTGCTGAAAGCCATGCAAAAAGGCCGAAACTTCATGCCTGCTGGAACAGTGGAGGTGGTGGTGAATTTTCCACCCAGTGCCAACCCTGTGCGCAGCCGCAAAGACCTGCCCCAGTTGAGTTTCCTGCCCGGACTGGTTCGCAAAAATTTTGAACTGGCCTTTGAGGAAAGCCAGATGTTGGCAGGACGCAGCAGCACCATGTACACCCTGTCGCCCAAAAACCGCCTGTCCAATGCATGGACCATCTGGGTCGATGACCTCTGGCAGGTCCCTGTGGCCTACCAGCAACAGGATCTGGAGGGGAATGTGCTCAGGCGTGCAGCCTTCCAGAGCTTCAAAGGCACCCTGACAAGGCTGAAGACCCCCTTCAAGCAGGAGTTGCGGTACAACGCAGCCCTCGAATCCAGCATCCTGAAGGCACTGCCGGGTTTGAAGTTGCCCCAGCCTTACCGGGTGGTGGGTTTGAAAGCCACCCAGTTCCGGGATGTCCAGAGCACCGAAATCTACCTTTCAGATGGCATCAATTTGATTCCTGTGATCATTGCCTCCAAAGGGGTCCAGAAGGCCGAAGGGGTTGCCGTGGTCAAACTGAAACAGCAGTTTGTGTGGGTGGTGGCCAAATTTCCGGACATGGAACTTTTGAACATCATTGAGCATCTGAAAGACATCAGGACCGATCAACTTCCAGACACAGGAGAATGACATGTTGAAACCCCATGCAGGGCCTTTCCGACCAGAGGAAGCGGCCCATCTGCTCAGACGCACCTGTTGGGGTGCACCTCTGGCCCGCGTCCAGCAGGTTGCCGAACAGGGCCTCCAGAAAACCGTGGATGACCTGCTGAACCCCAGAGGGGGCACAGCCCAGAAAAATCCTTTTGATTACCGTGATTCCATCAATCCAGGACGGGGATTTCAACTCACCCAACTGAACTGGCTTTTTGAGATGCTGCACGGACCCCAGCCTTTTCGGGAAAACCTGACCCTGATGTGGCACAACCATTTTGTGGTGGCCACCGACAAGGTGAAATCGGGAGCTGTGCTGACCAGTTATCTGGACACCCTGCGCAAAAATGCTCTGGGCAACTTCACGGAACTCACCCTGTCCGTTTCCAAACACCCGGCCATGCTGCGGTATCTGGACAACGACATGAACGTCAAAGGCCGCCCGAACGAAAACTTTTCCCGAGAACTGCTGGAACTGTTCACAGTGGGCATCGGCAACTACACCGAAAAAGACATTCAGGAGGGGGCCAGAGCCCTCACCGGATGGTCCATCAAACGGGTGGGCAAAGGCACCCCTGAAGAAGGGGCAGAGTTCGTGTACGCCAAAAACAAGCACGACACAGGCACCAAAACCTACCTCGGGAAAACCGGCAACTTCAGTGGTGAGGACATCGTCGAAATGGCCAGTGCCCATCCTGCCACCGCCACCTTCATCAGCAGAAAAATCCTGCGCCATTTTGTATCAGACACCCCCGAGGAGTCGGATGTGCGGGCTCTGGCCGAGACGTTCATCCGCACAAGGGGCGATCTGAAGACCGTGATTCGGGAGGTGCTGCTCAGCGAAGCTTTTTTCAGCCAGAAAGCCAGAGAAAGCCGCATCAAGGGACCCATCGATTACATTGTGGGCACCCTCAGAACCGCCAACACACCACCCGCAGAGAACGACAAGTATTACGAGACCTTGCTGAAAACCCTGGCCCGCCTCGGGCAACTGCCGCTCTCCCCTCCGGATGTGAGCGGATGGCACGGAGGCCGGGACTGGATCAGCGATGCCACCCTGCTCACCCGCATGCGGTTTGCTGCACAGGTCAGCAAGACACTCAAAAACAAAAAAGACCTGCATTTTGCCCTGATGGGCAGAAACAATCCAGCAGTGGAAAACCTGATCCGTGATTTGCCCGCCGACAAACAGGCTTACCTGTTGATGGTCTCGCCCGAGTACCAGTTGGCCTGACCTTTCATCCCTCCCTTTCCACTGCGCTTTCCTCCTTGCAGTGCAGGGAGGCCATCAAGGAGCAACAATGCAAAGACGCGACTTTCTGAAAATGACCAGCATGGCCCTTGCGATCACCTCGGGCATGCCACAATTTCTGGCCAGAGCGGCCACGCAGGCTGGAGGCGAGAAAACCCTGGTGGTGATTCAGCTTTCTGGCGGAAACGACGGCCTGAACACCCTTGTTCCCTATGGCAACGACGCCTACTACGCTGCAAGGCCCAACATCGCCATTCCCAGAAAAGACGTGCTGCCCATCACCGATGTGCTGGGCATGAATCCAAACCTGCGAAGCTTCCTGCCGCTTCTGGAAAATGATGAATTCGCATGGATTGAGAATGTGGGCTACCCCAACCCCAACCGCAGCCACTTTGCCAGCATGGCGATCTGGCACACCGCAGATCCCACAGGGGCCTCCAGAGAAGGCTGGATTGGCCGCATTGCTGAAACCATCGGGGATCCTTTCTGTGCCACCTATTTGGGCGACATTCCCCCTCTGGCCGTGCGCAGCGACACCCTGACCCTGCCTGTGGTGGACGATCCCGACACCTATCAGGTGACCCTCCCCTCTGGCCTTGAAGACGAATACCAGACGCTCCTCAAACTGAGGAGGGGCGGTGAGGCTGCATTCATCCAGCAGAGCACCCTCAACATGCTTCAACACACCAGAGCCACCCAGCAAAACCTCAAAAAGTACCGCACAGGGGCCAAATACCCGGACAACAAGTTTGCCAGCCGTTTGCAGGATCTGGCCAAACTGATTGCCTCGGGCGAGGCAGGACGCATCCTGTACACCTCTCTGGGGGGCTTTGACACCCACGCTGCCCAGAGGGCCGAACAGGATGAATTGCTGACCATCCTCTCTGAAGGGCTGACGGCCTTCCGTGCCGATCTGATGGCGCAGGGTCTGTACGACAAGGTGATGGTGCTGGCGTTCAGTGAGTTCGGCAGACGGGTCCACGAGAACAACTCCGCAGGCACCGACCACGGCAAGGGTGGCGTGATGTTCGCCTTTGGCAAAGGGGTCAAAGGGGGCATCCACGGTGAAAGCCCCGATCTGGAAAACCTCGATGATGGGGATGTGCGCTACAAGGTGGATTTCCGTGGGGTGTATGCCCGCACCCTGAAAAACTGGCTGAACCTCAATCCAGCAGAGGTGCTGGGCAAGGACTTCGATGGCCCGGCGTTCATTTGATCCCTCTGGCCCCTTCCTCCGGTTTTGCTTGCTGATGGGCACCGGGGCTTTGCTGGTGGGCAGTGCTTTTGCCCTGCCCCAATACCGCTTGCAGGCCATCAAGCAATTCCATTACAAAGGCAGTCCCCTCAAGAAAAGCACCATGGGATGCACCTTCTGCCACGTCAAAGATGCTGGAGGTGCACCCTGGAATGCCTTTGGCGAAAACCTCAGGCAGACCCTCAGGGAAAACCCGAGCAGCAGCATGGCAGATGCCCTGTATCTGGTGCTCGCCAAGGACCTCGACAGCGATGATGATGGTTATGGGGATGCTCTGGAGGTGTACGCCCACACCCTGCCCGGTGATCCCAGCAGCAAGCCCACACAAAAGCTGGAAGACCTTCAGGCTGAATTTGTCAAAGCTGGAGGGCTGGAACAGTACCAGGCAGCAGAGAAAAAATAAAGCCAGAAACCCCAGAGGTGAAGTGTTTTTTGCCTCTGGAATGCTTTGCGAAATGGCCCTGTGGATTCACCAGACACAACACGCACAAAAAGCCAGAGCTGCTGGATGATGCCTTTGGTTCAGTACCTACCCAGACGGGTCACAGGTTCCAGTTTTTTCTCTGCAACAGCGTAAATCTCGGTCCAGACTGAAAAATACCCCAGAGCATGGGCCAGATTCCTGGAGTGGAGGTTGGCAATGCTGGTGGAATAATAAGGGATTTTGCCCACTTTGAGCACCTTCTGGGTCAGTTCGCTGACCAGTGCTTTCCCAACCCCCTTGGCCTGAATGCCGGGCAGCACATCCACACCAATTTGCCAGAGGTCATCTGTGTCGGCGCAGGCCCCGGCAACCCCGATCAGGTCATTGTCGAGGTAACCTGCCACTGCAATGGTGTCTGGTCTGCTGGAATGCTCTGAGTACCTGAGGGCATGGCGAAACCCATCTGTCTGGTAAAGCTGGTGGATGGCACTGTTTTGCAGCACCTCCATGCGCAAGCCTCTGGGGGGCTTACAGGGGGTGAAATCCTGCTGGGAGCAACTGAATTTGAGGTCCGGTCCGGCCAGAAACTGTCCATCCAGACCCACCAACTCTGAAAGCAGATGCATGCCCTTTCCAGAGAAAATTTCATCTCGGTGCAGGCCTTCCAGCATCCGGCGCACCACAGCAATTCTGGGGGCCACGGTGGAAACCACCGTGCCTGTACCGCAAGTGACCATCAAAAAATAAGGGTCCCTGAACGGGAAACGCCTGCGTCCAGGGGTCAGTCCTGCCTCACAGACGATCAGGGCATCTGTGGAAAAAGCCTGCGGAACGGTGTTGCAGTCCTGTGCCAGCACCTGCATCAAAAAGCGCTTGACCGAATCTTTGCTGGCATTGCTGCGCTGAAAAAACATGCTTACCTCAGGACAGCCTGCAACACTTCGTGGTGGGCACGGCAACGGGCTTCATAGGACTCACTGGCCCCCACCAGCACGATGGGATCATCGTAACGGGCAGGTTTGCCGCCAATCAGGCGCTGGGTGCGGGTGGCTGGACCTCCACAAACCACACAAATGGCGGTCAGTTTGTCCACCACTTCGGCACGGGCCAGCACTTCCGGGATGAAGCTGAAAGGTTCACCGCGAAAATCTTGATCCAGACCGGCCAGAATCACCCGGACCCCTTGATCGGCCAATTCATTGACCAGAGGGACCAGACCGGCATCGAAGAACTGGGCTTCGTCGATGGCAATCACATCTGGCAAAGCGGTCTCTGAAGGCAAGAGTGGGGTGTTTCCGTAAACCAGATTGCGGATGTCTTCACTGGACTGCACGGCATGCGCTTCGATGCTGCGCCCATTGTGACTCGCCACCTGTGTCTGGTGGTAACGGTCATCGATGGCGGGTTTGAAAACGGCAACGCTCTGGCGGGCAATCACGGCCCTTGTCACCCGGCGGATCAACTCCTCGGATTTGCCAGAGAACATCGGTCCAACGATCACTTCGAGGTGACCTGTGGTGTGCATTAAACGATCACGCATGGCTGTAGGGAGTTTAACACAAGCATCCGAACATCAGCCATGCTTCAGGAAGAGAACGCTCAAAGTGGCCTGAGACAAGCAAAAAGCAAAAGACCACAGGACTGAAACGGTGCCGATTCAGATGTCTTTGAGGCACAGCATCCCCTGCAAAACATGTTCGACTTTGCACCCATTTCCCTACATAAGCTGATTGGCGCAAGATGTTGTGACCATAATGTGGTGTACTGGAGGGATGAAGCGACAGGCTGGATTGACTTTCATCATGATCACACTGCTGCTGGATGTATTGGGCTTTGGCCTGATCATTCCCATTTTTCCAGAGCTGATCAAAGAAGTGGCCCATGAAGACACCGCCCACGCTGCCCTGACCCTGGGGTATCTGGTGGCGGTGTTTTCTCTGGTGCAGTTTATTTTCTCTCCGATTCTGGGAGGACTTTCAGACCAGTACGGACGCAGACCCATTTTGCTGGTTTCTCTGTTTGGCCTTGCACTGGATTACCTGTTGCTGGCTTTTGCCCCTTCTCTGGGCTGGGTCTGGGTGGGCCGCATCATTGCAGGCATGACCGCTGCCAACATCACCGCAGCCACCGCTTATATTGCAGACGTGTCCAAACCCGAGGACCGCGCCAAGAACTTCGGCATGATGGGGGCCGTCTTCAGTCTGGGCTTCATCATCGGTCCGGCGGTGGGGGGCTTTCTGGGTGAATACAGCACCCGACTGCCCTTCTTCTTCGCTGCAGGTCTGGCTTTCCTGAATTGGCTTTATGGCTTTTTCATCCTGCCAGAGTCCCACAAGCCCGAAAACCGCAAACCCTTCAACATCCGCAATGCCAACCCTCTGGCTTCTTTGAAGTTGCTGAAGAAGTACCCTGTGGTGTTCAACCTGACAGGCATGTTCCTGCTGACCAACCTGGCCAACCAGTTGCTGCAAAACGTGTGGGTGCTTTACACCGCTGAGCGTTACGGTTGGGGGCCTCAAGCCAACGGCTTCTCCCTGACGGCTGTGGGTGTGGTGGGTGCAGTGGTGCAAGGGGTGCTGGTGGGCTTGCTGATTCCCAAACTGGGCGAGAAACGGGCCATCTTGATTGGCCTGTTCATCGGGGTGGCCCAGTTTGTGGCTTACGGTCTGGCCACTCAGGGTTGGATGGTGTACGCCATCATCGTGATTGGAGCCATCGGGGGCATTGCAGGTCCTGCCATTCAGGGTCTGGTTTCCCGCCATGTTTCTGAAAAAGAACAGGGGGCCATTCAAGGGGCGCTCTCTGGCCTGTGGAGTCTGGTGAGCATTTTTGGTCCGATTCTGGCCACCAGCATCTTCGCTTACTTCACCAACCAGAAGGCTGGAAACCCTTACATTCCCGGCATGCCTTTCTTTGTGGCGGCCTTCATGATGTTGCTCGGGGCCTTCATTGCCATCTGGGCCTTCAAAAGCAAGCGCTACGATGATCCCATGAAAGTCAAAGCCCTCGACTGATCGTGGATCGTGGTGCAAAACCCATCCCATTCAAACACAAAAGCCACCTTTGCAGGTGGCTTTTTGCTGAATCCAAAACCCCAATCCCGAGAAACAAAAAAATGCCCGCCATTGCTGGCGGGCTGTTTGGTGACCCCAACGGGATTCGAACCCGTATCGCTACCTTGAAAGGGTAGTGTCCTAACCGTTAGACGATGGGGCCATCCATAGGCCCCCTTCAAGGCGAGAAAAAGGATACACAATAATTTGAGTTTTGTAAACCCCCCCTGAAGACGACCAGAGGCCAAGCTCAAAAAGCATCCAACTGCCCCTTTGTCCATGTCTGTGCACAAACCCACTGGAGCCAATCCAGAAAAGGAAGTTGGTGTTTGGTTTGAGGTCACCCTCAAGTTCAGAGGCTCCCTCAAGGCCTCTGCAAAAGAACCCTCCAACACAAAGCCTTTGCTGCGTTTATCAGTGAAATGGGAGGATTCGTTTGAATCCTCCCATTTCAAAAAGCCATTTCCAGAAAGACAACCTCTGATGCTTCTGTCAAATGCTCTAACATGGACCTCAGAACATGGCCCTTGCTTCAGATCCCCACCAAGATGTTTTTTTTGCAGTCTGCAAACAGGTGTCCAGTGAACACCTTTCTTTGCACTTTCAGAAATGGGCTCTGGTCGAGAAGCTGGACCTTCTGGAGTCCTGTGCCCTCAGCATGGGAGGTTATCCCGCGTGGCAAAAAAAGACGTACGGCATGCCCTCCAGAGCGCAGGTGGAAGAGCAATTTGGCAGCATGTTTCTGACCACCAAAAACCTGAAGCTGGGAGCGCAGGTGGTGGCTTCTCGCAGAACAGGTTGGAACCTCTATTTTGGAACCGGAACCGCTTTCACGCTGGTGCGCAGTGGCATCACGGGAAGGACCAAACTGGTTTTTGGAGGCACCAACAGCGGCATCAGCGAAAAGCAGTGGCTGACCCTGCCCTCTGCCCTGTTGCAGGCGGGGGTGGACATTGCAGAAACCCTTGGATGGAACGCCATCGGTTACCAGACCGCTGCTTTGCTGGCCCAAACCATCCACCATCAACTTGGCGATGTGGAGTTGGTGGGTCACTCTCTGGGTGGAGGTCTGGCCCAGATGGCGGGCCTCATCACAGGAAACAAAGTGACTGGGTTCAGCTCTGCACCTCTGGGAACACTGGTTTTGAAGGAAGCCATGGAACGACAACTGCTCCAACCCGAGCTTCTTTCAAGGTTCCAGCATTTTGTGGTGGATGGTGATCCTGTGCCAGATGCTCTGG
This portion of the Deinococcus misasensis DSM 22328 genome encodes:
- a CDS encoding thymidine kinase gives rise to the protein MRDRLMHTTGHLEVIVGPMFSGKSEELIRRVTRAVIARQSVAVFKPAIDDRYHQTQVASHNGRSIEAHAVQSSEDIRNLVYGNTPLLPSETALPDVIAIDEAQFFDAGLVPLVNELADQGVRVILAGLDQDFRGEPFSFIPEVLARAEVVDKLTAICVVCGGPATRTQRLIGGKPARYDDPIVLVGASESYEARCRAHHEVLQAVLR
- a CDS encoding lipase family protein — encoded protein: MALASDPHQDVFFAVCKQVSSEHLSLHFQKWALVEKLDLLESCALSMGGYPAWQKKTYGMPSRAQVEEQFGSMFLTTKNLKLGAQVVASRRTGWNLYFGTGTAFTLVRSGITGRTKLVFGGTNSGISEKQWLTLPSALLQAGVDIAETLGWNAIGYQTAALLAQTIHHQLGDVELVGHSLGGGLAQMAGLITGNKVTGFSSAPLGTLVLKEAMERQLLQPELLSRFQHFVVDGDPVPDALGMEKGTHVLGTRFQIPIHPSVVPAKHFASHGQVFTHLKKALGL
- a CDS encoding DUF1501 domain-containing protein is translated as MQRRDFLKMTSMALAITSGMPQFLARAATQAGGEKTLVVIQLSGGNDGLNTLVPYGNDAYYAARPNIAIPRKDVLPITDVLGMNPNLRSFLPLLENDEFAWIENVGYPNPNRSHFASMAIWHTADPTGASREGWIGRIAETIGDPFCATYLGDIPPLAVRSDTLTLPVVDDPDTYQVTLPSGLEDEYQTLLKLRRGGEAAFIQQSTLNMLQHTRATQQNLKKYRTGAKYPDNKFASRLQDLAKLIASGEAGRILYTSLGGFDTHAAQRAEQDELLTILSEGLTAFRADLMAQGLYDKVMVLAFSEFGRRVHENNSAGTDHGKGGVMFAFGKGVKGGIHGESPDLENLDDGDVRYKVDFRGVYARTLKNWLNLNPAEVLGKDFDGPAFI
- a CDS encoding DUF1800 domain-containing protein, encoding MLKPHAGPFRPEEAAHLLRRTCWGAPLARVQQVAEQGLQKTVDDLLNPRGGTAQKNPFDYRDSINPGRGFQLTQLNWLFEMLHGPQPFRENLTLMWHNHFVVATDKVKSGAVLTSYLDTLRKNALGNFTELTLSVSKHPAMLRYLDNDMNVKGRPNENFSRELLELFTVGIGNYTEKDIQEGARALTGWSIKRVGKGTPEEGAEFVYAKNKHDTGTKTYLGKTGNFSGEDIVEMASAHPATATFISRKILRHFVSDTPEESDVRALAETFIRTRGDLKTVIREVLLSEAFFSQKARESRIKGPIDYIVGTLRTANTPPAENDKYYETLLKTLARLGQLPLSPPDVSGWHGGRDWISDATLLTRMRFAAQVSKTLKNKKDLHFALMGRNNPAVENLIRDLPADKQAYLLMVSPEYQLA
- a CDS encoding RNA polymerase sigma factor, which codes for MYEHLSDQQLLPLARRDHRAYEALMRRHLPRMHAVACGIVGESNAEDVLQEVLWSTYRNLKNFRGDAEFSTWVYRITMNACYQALRKPQADITPLDDLDPASPQNVAANAEHQQVRDLIQEGLQSLPAEQREAFSLREFLDMEYQQIADVLGVQLGTVKSRINRAKQALKQFLLQRGVKP
- a CDS encoding GNAT family N-acetyltransferase — its product is MFFQRSNASKDSVKRFLMQVLAQDCNTVPQAFSTDALIVCEAGLTPGRRRFPFRDPYFLMVTCGTGTVVSTVAPRIAVVRRMLEGLHRDEIFSGKGMHLLSELVGLDGQFLAGPDLKFSCSQQDFTPCKPPRGLRMEVLQNSAIHQLYQTDGFRHALRYSEHSSRPDTIAVAGYLDNDLIGVAGACADTDDLWQIGVDVLPGIQAKGVGKALVSELTQKVLKVGKIPYYSTSIANLHSRNLAHALGYFSVWTEIYAVAEKKLEPVTRLGRY
- a CDS encoding TCR/Tet family MFS transporter, whose protein sequence is MITLLLDVLGFGLIIPIFPELIKEVAHEDTAHAALTLGYLVAVFSLVQFIFSPILGGLSDQYGRRPILLVSLFGLALDYLLLAFAPSLGWVWVGRIIAGMTAANITAATAYIADVSKPEDRAKNFGMMGAVFSLGFIIGPAVGGFLGEYSTRLPFFFAAGLAFLNWLYGFFILPESHKPENRKPFNIRNANPLASLKLLKKYPVVFNLTGMFLLTNLANQLLQNVWVLYTAERYGWGPQANGFSLTAVGVVGAVVQGVLVGLLIPKLGEKRAILIGLFIGVAQFVAYGLATQGWMVYAIIVIGAIGGIAGPAIQGLVSRHVSEKEQGAIQGALSGLWSLVSIFGPILATSIFAYFTNQKAGNPYIPGMPFFVAAFMMLLGAFIAIWAFKSKRYDDPMKVKALD